A single Pseudoalteromonas phenolica DNA region contains:
- a CDS encoding protein-L-isoaspartate(D-aspartate) O-methyltransferase: protein MLGNYTRSADALVEQLKASGVQDKKVLQVIKDTPRHLFIDDVLKHKAYENTALPIGNGQTISQPFIVAKMTEILRQVGVKGKVLEIGTGSGYQSAVLAQVFEQVFSVERIKSLQWQAKRRLHQLDLYNVSMKHGDGWQGWQTKGPFSGIIVTAAAKTVPQALLEQLENDGALLVPIGEEEQVLTLVVRKGEQFVEHKMAPVRFVPLIAGEISL, encoded by the coding sequence GTGCTTGGCAATTATACTCGCAGTGCTGATGCTCTAGTAGAACAATTAAAAGCATCTGGGGTTCAAGATAAAAAAGTATTGCAAGTTATTAAAGACACTCCACGCCACCTTTTTATTGATGATGTGTTAAAGCACAAAGCCTATGAAAATACTGCATTGCCCATAGGTAATGGGCAAACTATTTCTCAACCATTTATTGTTGCAAAGATGACAGAAATTTTGCGACAAGTCGGTGTAAAAGGTAAGGTTTTGGAAATAGGAACTGGCTCTGGTTACCAAAGCGCGGTTTTAGCACAAGTTTTCGAGCAAGTGTTTAGCGTTGAGCGAATTAAATCTCTGCAGTGGCAAGCTAAGCGACGTTTGCATCAATTAGATTTATATAATGTTTCTATGAAGCATGGTGATGGTTGGCAGGGCTGGCAAACTAAAGGACCATTTTCTGGCATTATTGTGACGGCAGCAGCAAAAACAGTACCACAAGCTTTGCTTGAACAGCTTGAAAACGATGGCGCTTTATTGGTTCCCATCGGTGAAGAAGAGCAAGTGTTAACTTTAGTGGTACGAAAGGGCGAGCAATTTGTTGAACATAAAATGGCGCCAGTACGTTTTGTTCCATTAATAGCGGGAGAAATTTCGCTATGA
- the mutS gene encoding DNA mismatch repair protein MutS encodes MSIDLYSEHTIKQQTPMMQQYLRIKADHQDILLFYRMGDFYELFFDDAIRAAQLLDISQTHRGKAGGAPIPMAGVPYHAVENYLARLVQMGESVAICEQVGDPATSKGPVERKVVRIVTPGTVSDEALLQERQDNLLASVYQNKQDQYGVAYLDINSGRFNIVELNTDEALISTLQRLQPAELLYPESFQNLFLLEQVKGGRRRPDWEFDLDTAKHLLCQQFGTQDLIGFGVEKAHTGLIAAGCVMQYVKDTQRIALPHIRAITLEKNEHAVILDAATRKNLELTVNLSGGIENTLAQVLDKTATPMGSRLLKRRIHTPVRDHNELNARLNAIASLINSQICLELYDSLRHIGDIERVVARLALCTARPRDLTRLRGALQALAPLHALLDEAADPRIKLICDQSPVLPKLQSLLEQAIIDNPPVLIRDGGVIATGYNAELDEWRALSQGATDILEKLEVRERERTGISTLKIGYNKVHGFYIEISRANSHLVPPEYIRRQTLKNNERYIIPELKEHEDKVLGSQSKALALEKQLYEQLFEYIAPYLEQLQLMSSALADLDVLNTLAERAQTLDYCKPQLTLESGIDIIDGRHPVVEHVSQEPFIANPVKLNEQRKMLIITGPNMGGKSTYMRQTALITLMAHIGSYVPASAARIGHIDRIFTRIGASDDLASGRSTFMVEMTETATILNNATENSLVLMDEIGRGTSTYDGLSLAYATADYLASKLNAKTLFATHYFELTELAEQQTGLVNVHLDAVEHNDTIAFKHTVLDGAASKSFGLQVAGLAGVPKPVLAMAKEKLKRLEQHESVIDEQKPTAHSQGQLPLEPVMQESEVELQLAHIDPDDLTPRQAHELLYKLKGLLK; translated from the coding sequence ATGTCGATAGATTTATATTCAGAACATACTATAAAACAACAAACTCCCATGATGCAGCAATATCTGCGGATCAAAGCGGATCATCAAGACATTTTACTGTTTTATCGCATGGGTGACTTTTATGAATTGTTCTTTGACGATGCTATTCGTGCCGCTCAACTACTCGATATTTCACAAACCCATCGCGGCAAAGCGGGCGGTGCCCCCATACCAATGGCCGGTGTACCCTACCATGCGGTAGAAAATTATCTTGCGCGCCTAGTGCAAATGGGGGAGTCAGTAGCAATTTGTGAGCAAGTTGGTGATCCTGCAACCAGCAAGGGGCCGGTTGAGCGAAAAGTGGTACGTATTGTCACACCAGGTACAGTCAGTGATGAAGCTTTATTACAAGAGCGTCAAGACAATTTACTTGCAAGTGTCTATCAAAATAAACAAGACCAATACGGCGTCGCTTATCTTGATATCAATTCAGGCCGTTTTAACATCGTTGAACTAAACACCGATGAAGCATTGATTTCGACGCTGCAACGCCTGCAGCCCGCTGAATTACTTTACCCTGAGTCATTCCAAAATCTATTTTTACTTGAGCAAGTCAAAGGCGGTCGTCGTCGTCCTGATTGGGAGTTTGATTTAGATACTGCTAAACATTTGCTTTGCCAACAGTTCGGTACACAAGATCTAATCGGCTTTGGCGTTGAAAAAGCGCATACAGGTTTAATCGCTGCAGGCTGTGTGATGCAATATGTTAAAGATACACAACGCATTGCTCTGCCACATATTCGTGCCATTACCCTTGAGAAAAACGAACATGCGGTGATCCTAGATGCAGCAACGCGTAAAAACTTAGAACTGACAGTAAACCTATCTGGCGGGATCGAAAACACACTAGCACAAGTATTAGATAAAACCGCGACACCGATGGGCTCGCGTTTATTAAAGCGTCGTATTCATACACCAGTTCGTGATCACAATGAATTAAATGCCCGACTAAATGCCATTGCCAGCTTGATCAATAGCCAAATTTGTCTGGAGCTCTATGACAGCTTAAGACATATTGGCGATATTGAGCGTGTAGTGGCGCGCCTTGCACTATGTACTGCGCGCCCTCGTGACTTAACGCGTTTACGAGGAGCTTTACAAGCCCTTGCACCGCTGCATGCATTACTCGATGAGGCAGCCGATCCACGTATAAAATTGATTTGCGATCAATCTCCTGTATTACCTAAGCTACAGTCACTCTTAGAGCAAGCGATTATTGATAATCCGCCCGTGCTGATCCGTGATGGCGGCGTAATTGCAACAGGTTATAACGCTGAACTTGATGAGTGGAGAGCACTGAGCCAAGGCGCAACAGATATTCTTGAGAAGTTAGAAGTGCGCGAACGTGAGCGTACTGGGATCAGCACCCTTAAAATTGGCTACAACAAGGTGCATGGCTTTTACATTGAAATCAGCCGTGCCAACTCACACCTTGTGCCACCAGAATATATTCGTCGCCAAACGCTTAAAAACAATGAGCGCTATATTATTCCTGAACTGAAAGAGCATGAAGACAAAGTACTTGGCAGCCAAAGTAAGGCCCTAGCACTTGAGAAGCAGCTATATGAGCAGTTATTTGAATATATTGCGCCTTACTTAGAGCAACTGCAATTAATGTCTTCTGCACTCGCTGACTTAGACGTATTAAATACCTTAGCTGAACGTGCGCAAACGCTCGATTACTGCAAACCACAATTAACGCTAGAGAGTGGCATCGACATCATTGATGGTCGCCACCCAGTTGTTGAACATGTAAGTCAAGAGCCATTCATTGCCAACCCTGTAAAACTCAATGAACAACGTAAAATGTTGATCATCACAGGTCCTAATATGGGTGGTAAATCTACCTATATGCGTCAAACAGCGCTTATCACTTTAATGGCACATATTGGCTCTTATGTACCAGCAAGTGCAGCGCGTATCGGCCACATTGACCGTATCTTTACACGTATTGGCGCGAGTGATGATCTTGCTTCAGGTCGCTCAACCTTCATGGTAGAAATGACTGAGACCGCCACGATTCTTAACAATGCGACCGAAAACTCATTGGTGTTAATGGATGAAATAGGCCGAGGTACCAGCACCTATGATGGTTTATCGTTGGCCTATGCAACCGCAGACTACCTAGCAAGTAAGCTCAATGCTAAAACCCTCTTTGCGACGCATTACTTTGAGTTAACAGAGCTTGCAGAGCAACAAACAGGGCTTGTAAACGTACATTTAGATGCGGTAGAACACAACGATACTATTGCCTTTAAGCACACAGTCTTAGATGGCGCTGCGAGTAAAAGCTTTGGTTTGCAAGTCGCTGGACTCGCTGGAGTACCAAAACCTGTTCTTGCCATGGCGAAAGAAAAGTTAAAACGCCTTGAGCAACATGAAAGTGTGATTGATGAACAAAAGCCAACCGCTCACTCACAAGGTCAGTTACCATTAGAGCCGGTTATGCAAGAATCAGAAGTTGAACTACAACTTGCGCACATTGATCCTGATGATCTAACTCCTCGCCAAGCACATGAGTTACTCTATAAATTAAAAGGCTTACTCAAGTAA
- the ftsB gene encoding cell division protein FtsB produces the protein MRIFQFLLLSLALFLQYKFWFGHNGMQDYTRLKSVVDTHQVANEKLIKRNKLLKADIDDLKLGLEGVEERARHELGMIKPTETFIRVLPNK, from the coding sequence TTGCGTATATTTCAGTTTCTACTTCTTAGCCTTGCGCTATTCCTTCAGTATAAATTTTGGTTCGGCCATAATGGTATGCAAGATTATACGCGTTTGAAGAGCGTTGTAGATACGCATCAGGTAGCGAACGAGAAATTAATCAAACGAAATAAGCTTTTAAAAGCTGATATTGATGATCTTAAACTTGGTTTAGAAGGCGTTGAAGAAAGAGCGAGACATGAGCTTGGTATGATCAAGCCAACTGAAACCTTCATTAGAGTGTTACCGAATAAATAA
- the surE gene encoding 5'/3'-nucleotidase SurE, which translates to MKILLSNDDGVHAKGISVLYEALSKIADVTVIAPDRNCSGASNSLTLLNPLRATQLENGFYSVNGTPTDCVHLGVNQLLDEEPDLVVAGINNGANLGDDTLYSGTVAAATEGRHLGLPAIAVSLCSKKEANYETAAAVVVKIIKQLSSHPLPKDQIINVNVPDIPLTELKGVKVTRLGARHKADTMTEQIDPWGRSVFWYGSLGSESDAGEGTDFFAVNQGYVAVTPLKVDMTAYETMDAMSSWLEEVS; encoded by the coding sequence ATGAAGATTTTACTCAGTAACGACGATGGAGTTCATGCAAAAGGGATCTCTGTATTGTATGAAGCCTTGAGCAAAATTGCCGATGTGACCGTTATTGCCCCTGATAGAAACTGTAGTGGCGCAAGTAACTCTTTGACATTGTTAAATCCATTGCGCGCAACACAATTAGAAAATGGCTTTTACTCAGTGAATGGCACGCCGACAGACTGTGTTCACCTTGGTGTGAATCAGCTTTTAGATGAAGAGCCGGACCTAGTTGTCGCAGGTATTAACAATGGGGCTAACTTAGGTGATGATACGCTTTATTCAGGTACTGTAGCAGCGGCAACAGAAGGGCGTCATTTGGGGTTACCAGCAATTGCAGTTTCTCTCTGTTCAAAAAAAGAAGCAAACTACGAAACCGCTGCGGCTGTGGTGGTGAAAATAATTAAACAATTAAGCTCTCACCCGTTGCCTAAAGATCAAATTATCAATGTTAATGTGCCAGACATTCCTTTAACTGAATTAAAAGGAGTTAAGGTGACACGCTTAGGAGCACGTCACAAAGCGGATACTATGACTGAGCAAATTGATCCTTGGGGTAGAAGTGTTTTCTGGTATGGCTCGCTTGGTTCTGAGAGTGATGCCGGTGAGGGTACCGACTTCTTTGCTGTCAATCAGGGCTACGTTGCTGTGACTCCACTCAAGGTTGATATGACGGCATATGAGACGATGGATGCGATGTCTTCTTGGTTAGAAGAGGTGAGCTAA
- the ispD gene encoding 2-C-methyl-D-erythritol 4-phosphate cytidylyltransferase, whose translation MNNPPIIAAVVPAAGVGSRMQAEIPKQYLKINNKSILEHTVNKLTSMRELNTIMLAINPEDELFNTQQFNMTKVRTTEGGKERADSVLNALNALETLNPDWVLVHDAARPIVQIEDIQKLIASCFEKQEGGILAAKVKDTIKRGQQYSEETVPRAELWQALTPQLFPYQALKDALKTCLSESKLITDEASAMELQGKPVLLVEGRSDNIKITTPEDLRLAAFLLKEQEEEND comes from the coding sequence ATGAATAATCCTCCTATTATTGCTGCTGTTGTTCCAGCTGCAGGTGTTGGCAGCCGTATGCAGGCTGAGATCCCAAAACAGTATTTAAAAATAAATAATAAGTCTATTTTAGAGCACACCGTTAATAAGCTCACTTCTATGCGTGAGCTCAATACCATCATGCTAGCAATTAACCCAGAAGATGAGTTGTTTAACACACAGCAATTTAATATGACTAAAGTACGGACGACTGAGGGTGGAAAAGAGCGAGCTGATTCAGTTTTAAATGCACTAAATGCACTTGAGACACTAAACCCTGATTGGGTTTTAGTACACGATGCAGCAAGACCAATAGTGCAAATTGAAGACATACAAAAGTTGATTGCCAGCTGCTTTGAAAAGCAAGAAGGCGGTATACTTGCAGCTAAGGTCAAAGACACCATTAAACGTGGTCAACAATATAGTGAAGAGACCGTACCTCGTGCCGAATTATGGCAGGCTCTTACACCTCAGTTATTTCCTTATCAGGCGCTAAAAGATGCTCTGAAGACTTGTTTATCTGAATCCAAACTTATTACGGATGAAGCTTCAGCTATGGAGCTACAGGGTAAGCCAGTATTACTCGTTGAAGGTCGAAGTGATAATATTAAAATTACCACGCCAGAAGATTTACGCTTAGCCGCGTTTTTACTAAAAGAGCAGGAAGAAGAAAATGATTAG
- a CDS encoding DUF2947 family protein, which yields MNYIPLNEFKKAWVFRHQDLEIAPTDLEKIKLMSPTRSAVLWSTMVSREKDHPDFFTENEWAGQASSWQENLNWEKDWEAGLDELPESINEFLKWENNTTVYFCLNRDCVIETQFDVFKRCWQNFMFLADGCLLLGKKRDTVAQFLENGDVKLGNKPKG from the coding sequence ATGAATTATATTCCCCTTAATGAATTCAAAAAGGCTTGGGTGTTTAGGCATCAAGACTTGGAAATTGCCCCGACTGATCTTGAAAAGATTAAATTGATGTCTCCAACACGTTCAGCTGTGCTTTGGTCTACTATGGTTAGTCGTGAAAAAGATCATCCAGATTTTTTCACTGAAAATGAGTGGGCTGGGCAAGCAAGTTCATGGCAAGAAAACTTGAACTGGGAAAAAGACTGGGAAGCGGGGTTAGATGAACTACCAGAGAGCATAAATGAATTTCTAAAGTGGGAAAACAATACAACGGTTTATTTTTGCTTAAATAGAGACTGTGTGATTGAAACCCAGTTTGATGTTTTCAAACGTTGCTGGCAAAACTTTATGTTCCTTGCTGATGGTTGTTTATTACTTGGTAAAAAGCGCGATACGGTTGCACAGTTCTTAGAAAATGGTGATGTTAAACTCGGTAATAAACCTAAGGGCTAG
- the rpoS gene encoding RNA polymerase sigma factor RpoS — protein MAQTAKKETKKLVTAEAEVEEAVLDDEKMELLEDVETEDDVFAKEETVKNLDATQLYLGEIGFSPLLSAEEEVYFARKALKGCEASRKRMIESNLRLVVKIARRYNNRGLALLDLIEEGNLGLIRAVEKFDPERGFRFSTYATWWIRQTIERAIMNQTRTIRLPIHVVKELNVYLRTARELTQKLDHEPTAEEIAECLDRPVEDVTKMLRLNEKITSVDTPIGGENDKALLDIIADEKGYGPENEVQNNDINKHIVDWLGELNPKQREVLARRFGLLGYEPSTLEDVGREIGLTRERVRQIQVEALRRLKDILQHEGLNIDSLFEQQ, from the coding sequence ATGGCTCAAACAGCAAAGAAAGAGACTAAGAAGCTAGTCACTGCAGAAGCTGAAGTTGAAGAAGCAGTACTAGATGACGAAAAAATGGAGCTTTTGGAAGATGTCGAAACGGAAGATGATGTTTTTGCAAAAGAAGAAACCGTTAAAAACTTAGATGCAACGCAATTGTATCTAGGTGAAATTGGTTTTTCCCCTCTATTAAGTGCAGAAGAAGAAGTTTATTTCGCTCGTAAAGCACTTAAAGGCTGTGAAGCTTCTCGCAAACGCATGATCGAAAGTAACTTAAGATTAGTTGTAAAAATTGCTCGACGCTACAATAATCGTGGTCTTGCGCTTCTAGATTTAATTGAAGAAGGCAATTTGGGCCTGATCAGAGCGGTTGAAAAATTTGACCCAGAAAGAGGCTTTCGTTTTTCGACTTATGCAACTTGGTGGATAAGACAAACCATCGAACGTGCAATAATGAACCAAACTCGCACCATTCGTTTGCCTATCCATGTTGTTAAAGAACTTAACGTATATCTAAGAACAGCTCGAGAGCTGACACAAAAGCTAGACCATGAGCCCACTGCAGAAGAAATTGCTGAATGCTTAGACCGCCCGGTTGAAGACGTTACTAAAATGCTTCGTCTGAACGAAAAAATCACTTCAGTTGATACGCCGATAGGTGGTGAAAATGACAAAGCACTGTTAGATATTATTGCTGATGAAAAGGGTTATGGCCCTGAAAATGAAGTACAGAACAATGATATTAATAAGCATATTGTTGATTGGCTTGGAGAGCTTAACCCTAAGCAGCGTGAAGTACTAGCAAGACGTTTTGGTTTACTTGGATATGAACCTTCAACATTAGAAGATGTTGGCAGAGAAATAGGGTTAACACGTGAACGTGTAAGACAAATTCAAGTTGAAGCCCTTAGACGCTTAAAAGATATTTTGCAGCATGAAGGCTTAAATATCGATAGCTTATTTGAGCAACAATAA
- a CDS encoding CinA family protein: protein MELQQQVSTLASKLGAILADKRLTITTAESCTGGGVSYALTDTSGSSRYIDRCFVTYSNEAKQALLGVTESTIQEHGAVSEQTVLEMCAGAAKAANADLAIAISGVAGPTGGSDEKPVGTVWFGLFLSGKQHTYHCVFTGNRAEVREQAIVFSLEKSIELLNS from the coding sequence ATGGAGCTACAGCAACAAGTAAGTACTCTAGCGTCAAAGTTGGGCGCTATTTTAGCTGATAAACGACTGACGATCACTACCGCTGAATCATGTACTGGTGGAGGAGTGAGTTACGCGCTTACCGATACATCGGGCAGTTCACGATATATTGACCGCTGTTTTGTCACCTACAGTAATGAAGCGAAGCAGGCATTGCTGGGGGTAACCGAAAGTACTATACAGGAGCATGGTGCAGTCAGTGAACAAACCGTGTTAGAAATGTGTGCAGGCGCTGCGAAAGCTGCCAATGCAGACCTTGCTATTGCAATTTCGGGAGTCGCTGGGCCTACAGGGGGGAGTGATGAAAAACCGGTAGGTACTGTATGGTTTGGTCTATTTTTGTCGGGAAAACAGCACACTTATCATTGTGTTTTTACTGGAAATAGAGCTGAAGTTAGAGAGCAAGCTATTGTTTTTTCTTTAGAAAAGTCAATTGAGCTATTAAATTCATAA
- a CDS encoding peptidoglycan DD-metalloendopeptidase family protein translates to MQAVNTFIILLLIVFISGCSSTQKPAPVTSLTYADSLSSRKITIKNNRYTVQKGDTLFAIAFTANRDVRTIAALNNIKPPYTIFPGQKLVLAKPKPRTKKSTPHKVVKTKTVDKKQKNNKLAKKDLAKPKQREYVQKQATQKVSTAASKKNGKIDWQWPAQGQITKRFSSKEQGYKGLQIKNKLGTSVSAAAAGTVVYAGSALRGYGNLIILKHSDDYLSAYAHNDRLLVREQQKVKAGQKIAEMGNTDATQTALRFEIRFKGQAVNPKKYLP, encoded by the coding sequence ATGCAAGCAGTGAACACGTTCATTATTTTGTTACTAATTGTGTTCATTTCAGGGTGTTCATCAACGCAAAAACCCGCACCTGTAACTTCATTGACTTATGCTGATTCATTATCATCACGTAAAATCACAATAAAAAATAATCGGTACACGGTACAAAAAGGTGATACGCTGTTTGCCATCGCATTTACCGCCAATAGGGACGTGCGGACAATCGCAGCCTTAAATAATATCAAACCGCCATATACAATTTTTCCAGGTCAAAAGTTAGTACTAGCTAAACCTAAACCGCGCACTAAAAAAAGCACTCCACATAAAGTTGTTAAAACAAAGACCGTTGATAAGAAACAAAAAAATAACAAATTGGCAAAAAAAGATCTTGCGAAGCCAAAACAACGGGAGTATGTTCAAAAACAAGCCACTCAAAAAGTAAGTACAGCAGCATCGAAAAAGAATGGCAAAATTGATTGGCAATGGCCAGCCCAAGGGCAAATAACTAAGCGCTTTTCTAGTAAAGAGCAAGGTTATAAAGGTCTTCAAATCAAAAATAAATTAGGAACATCAGTAAGTGCGGCAGCAGCAGGGACAGTCGTATATGCAGGAAGCGCGTTGAGAGGGTATGGTAATTTAATCATCCTGAAACACAGTGATGATTACCTAAGTGCCTATGCTCACAACGATCGACTACTTGTTCGGGAGCAGCAAAAAGTTAAAGCTGGGCAGAAAATTGCCGAAATGGGAAATACGGATGCAACGCAAACGGCTTTGAGGTTTGAAATTCGCTTTAAAGGCCAAGCGGTAAATCCTAAGAAGTATTTACCATAA
- the ispF gene encoding 2-C-methyl-D-erythritol 2,4-cyclodiphosphate synthase, whose protein sequence is MIRIGHGFDVHKFGGEGPLTICGEKIPFEQGFIAHSDGDVAIHALCDALLGAMALGDIGKHFPDTSAEFENIDSRILLRQVMDQVTELGYKLGNCDVTIVAQAPKMRPHIDNMRANLAADCQVELNQVNVKATTTEKLGFEGRKEGISAHAVALLVKV, encoded by the coding sequence ATGATTAGAATTGGTCATGGTTTTGATGTGCATAAATTCGGTGGTGAAGGCCCATTAACGATCTGTGGTGAGAAAATTCCTTTTGAGCAAGGCTTTATTGCACACTCCGATGGGGATGTAGCTATTCATGCGTTATGTGATGCTTTACTTGGCGCAATGGCACTTGGCGACATTGGTAAACATTTCCCAGATACGTCTGCTGAATTTGAAAATATAGATAGTCGTATTTTGCTAAGACAAGTAATGGATCAAGTTACAGAGCTCGGTTATAAACTAGGTAATTGCGATGTCACGATTGTTGCGCAAGCACCAAAAATGAGACCGCATATTGATAACATGCGTGCCAACCTAGCTGCTGATTGTCAGGTTGAATTGAATCAGGTAAATGTAAAAGCAACGACCACAGAAAAGCTTGGTTTCGAAGGTCGTAAAGAAGGCATTTCAGCCCATGCAGTTGCGTTATTGGTTAAAGTATAA
- the truD gene encoding tRNA pseudouridine(13) synthase TruD produces MMELHYLYDKPEAVADFKSQPEDFIVDEILDIELTGEGEHVCLHIIKKQINTLDVAKKIAKQAGTHVKNVSYAGLKDRHGVCSQWFSVPVPIKKDVDFTELNDDFIFVAKQKRHNRKLRTGCHSGNRFTITLRNIDKPLDILSRINAVRQGVPNYFGEQRFGHDGHNLTMAERMFAGEHIRDRKLRSIVISAARSHIFNQLVSMRVKEHGLAKTWHREIFMLEGSNAFFEDDISDENIARLTSGDICLSAPLVGKGEKGLIAQEKDFLKAFNAWHHGLAELGLKNERRALRLIPIDLEVKTLSSDSIELHFALPKGTFATAVLRELVNYVDVNKSAFANKDER; encoded by the coding sequence ATAATGGAATTGCATTATCTGTATGACAAGCCTGAAGCGGTAGCTGATTTTAAAAGTCAGCCAGAAGACTTCATTGTAGATGAAATATTGGATATTGAGCTGACCGGCGAAGGTGAACATGTCTGTTTGCATATTATTAAAAAACAGATAAACACGTTAGATGTCGCTAAAAAAATTGCAAAACAAGCTGGAACACATGTAAAAAACGTCAGCTATGCGGGACTGAAAGATCGCCATGGTGTTTGTAGCCAGTGGTTTAGTGTCCCTGTTCCTATTAAGAAAGACGTTGATTTTACCGAGCTAAACGATGACTTTATTTTTGTTGCAAAACAAAAGCGTCACAACAGAAAGCTAAGAACAGGCTGTCACTCAGGTAATCGCTTTACGATCACACTAAGAAACATTGATAAGCCATTAGATATTTTGTCACGTATTAATGCGGTGCGTCAGGGCGTGCCAAACTACTTTGGTGAACAACGCTTTGGTCATGATGGTCATAACCTTACTATGGCTGAGCGCATGTTTGCAGGTGAACATATTCGCGACAGAAAATTACGTAGTATCGTTATTTCTGCTGCTCGCTCACACATTTTCAATCAGTTAGTGAGTATGCGTGTAAAAGAACATGGCTTAGCGAAAACCTGGCATAGAGAAATCTTTATGCTAGAAGGCTCTAATGCGTTCTTTGAAGATGATATCAGCGATGAAAACATTGCAAGGCTAACCTCCGGAGACATTTGCTTGTCGGCACCTCTGGTCGGTAAAGGTGAAAAAGGGTTAATTGCGCAAGAAAAAGACTTTCTTAAAGCCTTTAATGCTTGGCATCATGGTCTTGCCGAATTAGGATTAAAAAATGAGCGCCGTGCTCTGCGATTGATCCCCATAGATCTTGAAGTGAAGACCTTGTCGTCAGACAGTATCGAATTACACTTTGCATTACCTAAAGGGACATTCGCCACAGCTGTACTTAGAGAGCTAGTTAATTACGTTGATGTGAATAAAAGCGCATTTGCAAATAAGGACGAACGATGA